The Microlunatus soli genome contains the following window.
CACCGCAGACAACAGCTGCATGGCCGATAGGTCGGGGACTCGTCCACTGAGCACGCCGGCTCCTTCTCGATCTTGGGTCACCAGGTCCTACAACTCGAAGTTGTATCCAGGGACCACGGTAGGCCTGACCCGCTGAGCGGTTGCTGAGAACCAGCCGTGACCGCCGATCCGGCGACCGGAATCGGTCGCCACAGGCTCAGCCTGTTGCCAGGTTGCCGCACCCGTCGTGGCAGGATGCGCCGGGTGACATGGACGGTCGAGCGGGTCGGGTTCGCCCCGGTCAAGGGGACCCGCCACCTGGCCTACCCGGCCATCACCCTCGGCACCGGCGGGCCGGTCGGCGACCGCCGCTTCTGCCTGGTCGATCCGGGCCGCGGCCGAGCATTGCGCACCGTACAGAATCCGGAACTGGTCGCGGTCCGCGCCGACTGGACCGACCCGGTCCTGAGCTGCCGCTTCCCCGACCACACCGTGATCTCCGCGCCCGTCGCACTGACCGACGACCAGGTCAGCTTCGACTACTGGGGCCGGACGGCGACCGGGCAGGTGGTAGCCGGCCCGTGGGCCGGTGCCTTCGGGCGATACCTCGGCGCCGACCTGCTGCTGGTCGCCTGCCCACCCGGAGATGTCGTGTTCGGTGAAGCGGTGACGGTGGTGACGCGTACCTCGATCGACAACCTCGCAGCGCGACTGGGTACGCCGATCGACCCGGCCCGGTGGCGAGCAACCGTCGTCATCGACGACTCCACCGACGCCGCCAGGACACCCGAGCCCGACTGGATCGGACGATCGGTGCAGATCGGCGGCGCGACCATCTCGATCACGGCGCCGGTCGCCCGCTGTGCGGTGATCGACATCTGCCCGGAGACCGGCAGCAGGGATGGTGCGCTGCTGAAGGTCCTGCGACGGTCGGCCCCGCGCGACGAGCTGTACGGCGACCCGATCTTCGGCGTTCAGGCGACGGTGGCCCGTCCGGGTCCGGTCCTGGTCGGTGATCGGGCAGAGTTGTTGCCATGATCTCGACCCTGACGCGGATCCTGGATCCGGTCTACCGGTGGCGGCTGGTCCGGCAATTGCGCGACCTGCCCCGGCCGCGCCACATCGCGCTGGTGATGGACGGCAACCGCCGGTGGGCGCGTGCGGCGGGCCATCAGGATCCCAGCGTCGGTCATCGTGCGGGAGCTGCCCATCTCACCGACGTCCTGGGCTGGTGCGAGCGCCGAGGCATCGACCACGTCACCGTCTTCGTCGCCTCGACCGAGAACCTGATCCGCCGGCCCGGTTCGGAGATCGCGGCGATCCTGTCCACGATGGATCGATTGCTGTCTGATCGCGCGGCTCGGACGGACAACCGGTGGCAGCTGCACCTGTCCGGCCGGATCGATCTGCTGCCCGACAACACCCGGAACGCCCTGAAGTCCGCGGCCGAGAAGACGGCCGGACGGGGCCTTCCGTGCCATCTCAGCATCGCGATCGGCTACGGCGGTCGCCAGGAGATCATCGACGCGCTCCGGGACTACCTCGACGATCATCGCGATCAGCCACTGGAACGGCTCGCAGCAACCTTCGAGCCCGACGAGATCAGCCGTCGGCTGTACCAGCCCGATCAGCCCGATCCGGATCTGATCATCCGGACCAGCGGCGAGATCAGGCTGTCCAACTTCTTGCTCTGGCAGGGAGTCCGGGCCGAGTACTACTTCTGCGACAGCTACTGGCCCGGTTTCTCCGAACGCGACTTCCTGCGGGCGCTGCGCACGTTCGGCCGGCGACGGAGCCGCGCCGGCTGAACGCTGACGGCTCAGTGCGCTGCGACCGGCTCCGACTCCGAGGCGCCGTGACCGGCCCCCTCCACCGGGGCGGACTTGGTCACGAAGGCCGACAGCACGAAGGCGATCGCTGCCGCGACTGCACCGACCAGGAAGCTGGCGTGGATGCCGCCGAGCTGGGCGTGCAACGCGTCCACACCGCTCCGGGCCAGTGCTCCGGTGCGGATCGCCATGATCGCGATCAGCAACGCGGTACCGGCGGCACCGGCGACCTGCTGCAGCGTCATCAGGGTGGCGCTGCCGTGCGAGTAGAGATGCGGCGGCAGCGGGTTCAGGCCGTTGGTCATCGCAGGCGTCATGATCATGCCCATCCCGGCACCCATCATCAGCGCGTACTGGACACCCAACAGCCACAGCGGAGTGTTCTCGTCGGAGACGGCGAACGCCACCAGCATCAGGCTCAGCAGCCCGGTGCCGATCATCATCAGCACCTTCGGGCCATAACGGTCGTACAGCCGGCCGATGATCGGCCCCATGATCGCCATCAGGATCCCGCCGGGCAGCATCAGCAGCCCGGTGGCCAGGGTGCTCAGACCGTGCACCTGCTGCAGGTAGAGCGGCAGGATCAAGATCATCCCGAACATCGCGACCATCCCGAGCAGGATCACCACCAGGCTCTTGCGGAAATCGGTGAAACCGAACACCCGCAGGTCCAACAGCGGGTTACCGGAGCGCTGCAGCCGGATCTGCCGGAAGCCGAAGACCAGCAGGCAGGCGATCCCGATCACCAGGGCGACGATCGCGGTGACCGGCACCCCGCCGCCACCGCCGGCACCGAACTGGTTCAGGCCGAAGACGAACAGGCCGAAGGCCGGAATGGTCAACGCGACCGACGCCATGTCGATCGGATGCTCGTCCTTCTCACCGATGTTGGTCAGCCGGAGGATGCCGATGATCAGGGCGATGGCCGCGATCGGCAACACGATCAGGAACATGAACCGCCAGGACAGGTACTGCAGGATCAGGCCGGACACGGTCGGCCCGATAGCCGGGGCGACGGCGATCACGATGCTGACGGTGCCCATGAAGGTGCCGCGGCGAGCCGGCGGCACAAGATTCAGGACCGTGGTCATCAGCAGCGGGATCATCACCGCGGTGCCGGAGGCCTGGATGATCCGAGCGATCAACAGCACCGCGAAGCCGGGGGCCAGCCCGGCCAGCAGGGTGCCGAGGCAGAACAGCCCGAGCGCCAGGATGAAGACGGTCCGGGTGGTGAGCCGTTGCAGCACGAAGCCGGTGGTCGGGATCAACACGGCCATGGTCAGCATGAACGCGGTGGTCAGCCACTGTCCGGTGCTCGCCGTGATGTGCAGATCCTCCATCAGCCGCGGAAGCGCGACGCTCATGATGGTCTCGTTGAGGATGACGACGAACGCTGCGATCAGCAGGATGCCGATCACCGTGCGATCACCGGCAGTCATCCGCTGCGGGACGCCGGGTCCGGCGCTGTAAGCGTCAGTGGTGGTCACGCTGGTGGCCTTTCATACGTCACGGGCTCCGGTGGTCGGTGCCTTCACCCCGTAGTCGAAGACACCCATCTGATTTCGACATCCAGCGACGCCGAGAACGAAGTTTGAGAGTGGAGGTCCTGCACGTGGATGCCCGACAGCATCCACCGATCAGCACCGACCGCCAGAACCAACAGCAATGGTAGGGGTGATCGCTATTCCCCACATCGGGAATTTTCCCTATTGCGCCCGGGCTCGCGGTCCCGTCAGGGTTGAGCCACGACGAACCGGAACGAACGAGGATCCGCATGGCCGACCGACTCCCCACCCCGACCGGCACGCTGCGGCTGGCCGATGGCCGCGATCTCAGCTGGGACGAACACGGACCAACCGACGGCCCTGCGGTGTTCTATCTGCACGGCATCCCCGGCTGCCGGGTGATGTGGAGCGGGCTCGGTTCGGCGGCGGAATCGGCGGGTGTCCGGCTGATCGTTCCCGATCGCCCCGGCTGCGGGCTGTCGTCGTTCCAGCCCGACCGTCGGATCACCGACCTGCCGAGCGATCTGAGCGCGCTCGCCGATCAGCTGCGGCTGGAGCGCTACTGGGTGGCCGGTGTCTCCGGCGGCGGCCCGTACGCCCTGGCAACGGCGGCGGCCGGCGACCCGCGGCTGGTCGGCGCGGTGGTCACCAACGGGGTCGGCCCGTTGCACACCCCCGACGCGATCGCCGGCCTGTACGACGTCAATCGGCCGGTCTTCGAAGCCGCCGCGACCGGCGTCGAGGCCTGCCGCCCGATCATCGAGTCGATGACGGGAGGCACCGAGCCGGACCGGGACGCACTGGCCGCCATCCTGCGAGCGATGCCGGCCGAGGATCGGGCGGTGATCGAGGCCGATCCACGGATGGCCGCCGAGGTCGGCGATCTCCGGCCGGCCGCCGTCAACGGCATCGACGGACTGGCCTACGACCTGTGGCTGGCCGTGCAACCCTGGGGCTTCGACCTCACCGAGATCGCCGTCCCGGTCGACTTCTACGCCGCTGATCACGATCGCAACGTCCCGATCCAGCACGCGGTCGACCAGGCCGCGCTGGTGCCGAACAGCACGCTGACCGTGTGGCCGGCATCGGGGCATTTCAGCGGCTTCGTCCGGCTGCCCGAGGTGCTCGCAGCATTGGCCCGGACGGCTACCGCCGAGCGCGAAGCGCCTTCAACTGCAGGTAACTCGGCGCATACGGAGTGACCCGCAGCTTCATCCCTGCCTCGCCCGGAGTCCGGTTGCCCTTGCGTTCGTTGCACTTGGAGCAGGCGGAGACCAGGTTCTGCCAGGTCGAGCCGCCGCCCCGCGATCGGGGCAGGATGTGATCGACGGTGGTGGCCTTGCCACCGCAGTAGGCGCAGGCCCGGTCGCGGGCGTGGATGCCGGCCTTGGTGCACGGCGGAGTGCCGCGATGAACCCACTTCATCACGACGTAGCGGACCAGCCGGAGCACACGCGGCAGCGGATAGGGACCGAAGGTGGATCCGTCGACCTCTTCCTCGACGACGGCGACCTGGCGGTAGAGCATGCCGATGGCGTGCCGCACGCTCACCCGCTGCAGCGGCTCATAGCTCGCGTTGAGTACCAGCACGTCGGTCATCCGCGCCTCCTGCGCAGATATTAGACGGACCGGTGACATCGGCCACGTGATTTCGCCGCGGTTCTGCCCGCAACATGCCCAGATGTCGGCCGGACGAGCCCGGATCGTCACCGAAGGCATCCTCCGAGGTAACCGGCGACGTACCCCCTTGCATCACTCGGGCGGCCCCGTTACGCTCTGATAAATCGTTATACCACCGTCGCGGCAGTGCATGACGGTGTGGTAAATCGTCATACCAGGAGGCTTTGATGCAGCCCGTACTCGCTTACGAACGTGGACTGAGCAAGTTCAAACCGTTGGACCGGGTGATCACCTACGACGACTTCGATCACGGCTTCAACGGCTGGATGGACCTGACACCGAATTTCGTCGAGGAGGATTACCGGTCGTTTCCCAGCATCGTCGATCTGGAGCGCTGGGCGCCGTCCATGCTGAGCGCCGCCCCGATGCGGTTCGCCGCCTCGCACGGATCGATGGAGGGCACCTACTCGCTGAAGCTCACCACCCGGCCGACCGCGGCCCGCTACGAGGAGCCGCCGGCGGCCGGCAGCATGGGAACCGCGATCAAGCGGCTGTCGAACATCGCCAACACCTCGACGATCCAGATCGAGGCCTGGTACGCCTACACGCCGCAGCAGGACCGGACCGGCAAGGGCGAGGAGGACATCCGCGCGTTCGGCTTCTTCTTCGATCTCCAGGACACCGAGTACCGCTTCATGCCCGGCGTGCGCTATGTGAACTCGGTCAACGGGGAACTGGTCAAGCGCTGGCAGTACTGGAAGGTGCGTGACGGGGTCAGCCGCGCGGATTGGTGCTACGGCCTGGCCGACGGCTGGCAGGAGCCCGGGATCGACAACCTCTGGTACGGCCGGCGGCATCCCGACGGCTCGGCCGACGCCTACCAGTGGATCCCTGACGGCCAACAGGATCTGGTCTACAACGAGAGCCCGGACAAGATCAATTGGCTCTATCTCCGACTCACCTTCGACTACCGACGACGGCAGTACATCGAGTTCGAGAGTCAGGACCGGGTCTTCGATCTGCGCGGGCTGGCGCCGACCCTGTCGCCCCGCTACCGGAGCATCGACAACCTGATCAATCCGATCTTCTTCGTCGAGACCGACACCGATCGCAGCGTGAACCTCTACCTCGACTCGGTTGTCTACTCCATCGACTGACCGCCCGCTACCCCACGACAGGAGTGCAGCATGCTCAACTCGAACACGTCGGTCCTCGATCGCCGGGTGACGATCACCGATGATCATCAGACCTTTCCCTACGAAGCCGGCTGGGCGTTGGAGGCCACCTGGTTCGTGCAGACCGAGGGCGACCATCCGGCACTGTCACTGCGACCGCAGACCTCCCCGGACGGGCTGGCCTGGGTGGACATCGGGCCCGCGGTCGAGCTCGGCGTCGACACCATGATCAGCCGGATCCCGGCAACCCATTTCGGCGGCTGGCTGCGGCTGGTCGTCGAGGGCGCGACCGCGACGAGTCCGGCAACGGTCCTGACCCATCTCGTTCTCAAGGGTTGATCCGATGACGGAGACAACGACGTTTCGTCAGCGGCGTAGAGCCGTCGTCGCCAGCACGATCGGTGCGGCACTGGAGTGGTACGACTTCACCTTGTACGGCTTGGCCAGCGCCGTGGTGCTCGGTCCGGTCTTCTTCCCCTCCGACAACCCGGTCCGGGGCACCCTGAGCTCGCTGGCGACCTTCGGGGTGGGCTTCTTCGCCCGACCGGTCGGTGGCGTGATCTTCGGCAATCTCGGCGATCGACTCGGCAGACGCCGGATCCTGGTGATCACGTTGATCCTGATGAGCGCTTCCACCTTCTGTATCGGGTTGTTGCCCGGTTATCAGCAGATCGGCATCGGCGGTCCCCTGCTGCTGGTGCTGTTGCGGATCGCCCAGGGACTCGGGGCAGGCGCCGAGTACGCCGGGGCGACGCTGCTCGCCGCCGAACATTCCAGCGATGGCCGGCGCGGTCTGGTGTCGGCGATCCCGACGGTCGGCAGTCCGATCGGTTCGATCGTGGCATCGATCGTCTTCGGTCTGTTCACGCTGCTGCCCGATGATCAGTTCCTGTCCTGGGGTTGGCGGATCCCGTTCCTGCTCAGCGTCGTCCTGTTCGCGTTCGGGATGTGGATGCGATTGCGGGTCACGGAGTCGCCGGTCTACGTCGACACCCAACAGGGCGGTGCGGCAGGCAGGGTCGGTGTGCTCGAGCTACTGCACCGACACCCGGTTCCGCTGCTCAAGGCCGTGATGATGAACATCGGCCCGAATGCGTCCAGCTATCTCCCGACGGTGTTCGGCGTCTCCTACCTGGCCAACACGTTGCACCTCCCCGCCGTCACCGGCACCAATGCGGTGATCATCGGCAACGTCTTCGCGATGGTCGTGCTGCCCACCGCCGGACTGCTGACCGACCGGATCGGGCGACGCCCGGTGTTCATCGCCGGCGCGCTGTTGATCGCGGCGATGGCCTTCCCGTTCTTCTCGATGTTGGACACGCGCAACTTCGCGGTGATCGCGGCGGCGTTCGTGATCTTGTTCAGCATCGCCGGGCATTGCATGCTCGGCGCGCAGGCGTCGATCCTGCCCGAACAGTTCCCGACCGAGGTCCGCTACAGCGGGGTCGCCATCTCCCGCGAACTGGCCAGCGCACTGGTCGGCGGGACGTTGCCGTTCGTCGCAACCGCGTTGATCGCCGCCACCGGTACGACCGGTTCGGTGTCGATCCTGGTGATCGTCGTGGCGTTGATCGCCGCGATCGGTGCAGCCCTGATGCGGGACCGCCGGGGAAGGACACTCCGCCGCGAGCAGCACGCCTAAGATCTCGACCATGGCGACGCGGAGCGACAGGTCGACACCTGCCCGGCTCAGGGATGTCGCACAACGGGCCGGGGTGTCACCGGGGCTTGCGTCACGGGTGCTGAACAACGATGCCAGCGTCCGACTCCGTCCGGAGACCAAGCAGGCGGTCATCACGGCGGCTGCCGAGCTCGACTACGTCCCGAACTCGGCAGCCCGTTCGCTGCGCTACGCCCGGACATCCACCCTGGGAATGGTGATCGAGAGCGTCACCAGCCCGATGTACGACGGCATCGTGCACGGCGCCCAGGAAGCGGCGGCGACGCACGGCTTCTTCATCCTGATGATCGACGCGCACGAGGTCGAACGCCGTCCCGCCCTGTTCGCCGAACTGATCGCCGCTCGCCGGATCGACGGACTGTTGCTGCAGGGCGGCTTCGACGCAAGCACCCCGATCCCACTCGACCGGATCAGCGCGATCCCGGCAGTGCTGCTCAACGCGCACGGTGTCGGAAGCATCCCGGGCGCCGTCCTGCAGGACGAGGAAGCCGCGGACCTGGCCACCCGGCACCTGCTCGACCTGGGCCACCGCGATCTGCTGTTCGTCGGCTCCCCCCAGGGCTCGACGTCGGAGCGGCGCCGGCACGGCTTCGACCGGGCCGTCGAACGGCACCCCGATGCCACCGGGCGGATGCTCGCGGCGGGCTGGTCGGCCGAACGCTGTCACGACGCGGTCGTCGAACACCTGGCGACCGGCGCCCGGCCCAGCGGCATCATCGCGGTCAACGCCGAAACAGCGGTCGGTGTGCTGTCGGCCGTCCACGAATCCGGCCTGTCGGTGCCCGACGACCTCTCCGTGGTGGCGATCCATGACAGCTGGTTCACCGAGCATCTCCGACCGCCGCTGACCACCGTGGCGCTGCCGATGCGCAAACTCGGAGCGTTGGCCGTCGAGCGGCTGCTGGAGCAGATGCGCGAGCCGCACGAGAACGACCTGGTCATCACCGACCCGGCGCCCAGCCTGACCGTCCGGTCCTCGACCGGTCAGCCGCCGCGATAGTGCCGGACGGGTGGCCGGATCCACGCCCGCGCGGCCCGTCGAATCGAGGTTCGGCCACTCGGGCGGATACCGTGTGGGCATGACAAATCGGGGAACCGCCCGCAGCGGTCGGATCGTGGTGACGGGTGGTTCGGGGTTCATCGGACGCGCCGTCGTGGCCGAACTGCTCCGGGCATCGCGACCGGTGACCGTAGTGGACAAGGTCCCGTTCAGCGAGGTCGGCAAGGACATTCCGGGTGCCGATCGGGTGCAGATGATCACCGGCGATCTGAAGGACGACGCGGTCTGCGAGGCCGCGATCGGCGCCGACACCGGCGGCATCATCCATCTGGCGGCGATGACGTACGTGCTGAAGTCCAAGGAGGACCCGCAGGGCACCTTCGCCGAGAACGTCGTCGTCACCCAGCGGCTGCTGGAGCTGGCCCGGATCAATGCCGTACCGCGCTTCGTCTTCGCCTCAACCAACGCGGTGGTCGGCAACGTCGGCACCCGCACGATCAACACCGAGATGGCGATCCGCCCGCTCGCCCCGTACGGCGCCACCAAGGCTGCCAGCGAGATGCTGATCTCGGGCTACGCCGGTTCGTACGGCATGAGCACCTGCTCGCTGAGGTTCACCAACGTCTACGGCCCCGGAATGGACCACAAGGACAGCTTCGTCCCCCGCCTGATGCGCGCCGCGCTGACCGGAGGTGGGGTCAAGATCTACGGCGACGGCACCCAGCGCCGCGACCTGGTCCACCTGGACGACATCGTGGCCGGCCTGATCAGCGCCCTGGATTCGGAGTACGTCGGCACCACCATCGTCGGCGGCGGGGAGTCGGTGACGGTGTTGCAGATGGTCCAGGACGCCCGTACGGTGACCGGCGCGCCGATCCCGGCCGAACACATTGATCCGCCGGCCGGTGAGATGCCCGCGGTGATCGTCGAACTGGCCGACAGCGAACAAACCATCGGCTACCGTCCGTCGGTCCGGTTCGCCGATGGACTGGTCGGCACCTGGGAGTACTTCCGCGAGTCGGTCAAACCGGCGTCGTGACTTCCGATCACCCCAGCTCGAGACCCTCGTTGGCGCGGCGGCTCGTGCGGTTGGTCGCGGCCAACCGGCTGTTCTCGATCTTCCTCGCGCTCGGGTTGATCATGCGGATCATCACCTGGCTGGCCTACCAGCCGGCGATGCTCTACATCGACTCCTTCCGCTACATCAACAATCTGTACTCGTTGTGTGTCGACGGGCTGAATCCGGTCGGCTACGACCTGATCCTGGTGCCGTTGATCAGCATCGGACGGCTGTTCAACTCCGGCCTGGCGCTGACCACGGCGGTCCAGCATCTGCTCGGCCTGGCGATCGCGATCGTGCTGTACCGGATCTCCCGAGGTCTGGGAGCGCCCAAGATCGTCTCGGCGATCATCACGCTGCCGGTGCTGTTGGACGCCTATCAGTTGCACATCGAGCAGAACATCATGGCCGAGATCTGGTCGGACGCGATCCTGCTCGGCGCACTGTGGCTGTTGCTGGCTTGGAAATTCCGCCGCGCGGAGGGGATCCCCGCGCGACACCGACTGCGGCCCAAACATGACCGGGATCATGATCATGACGATCCCGATCGCCGCTACGGCCCGCTGCCCTGGCAGGCGGCTACCGCCGGTGCGCTGATCGCCTTCAACGTCCCGATCCGGATCATCGGACTGGTCGTCGCGATCGCGTTCTTCGGCTACCTGATCCTCGCCGGTGCCCGCTGGCGGGACCGGATCTGGTGGAAGAAGATGATCAAGCGCGTAGTTGCCGGGGCGGTCGCATTTGCCGTCCTGCTCGGCAGCTACATGATCGTCTTCCGGATCGCGACCGGCGGCTGGGGCCTGTCGGCTGCGAGCTCGGACGTGCTCTACGGCCGGGCCGCGACGGTCGCCAAGTGCAACGAACTCGATCTCAATGCCAACCTCACCCAGCTGTGCCCGAACGTTCCGCTGGATCAGCGCGACGGCGTGGACGCCTACACCCACAGCGGGTCGAAGGTCGAACCGCTGCCGGAGGGAACGACCCAGGAACAGCTGCGACACGAGTTCGGCATGACGGTGCTCCGGCACCAGCCGTTCGATCTGATCTTCGCCGTGCTCAAGGATTTTGCCAAGGGATTCGCCTGGAGCCGCACGACGTCGCACAATGACGTCCCGTTGAAACGATGGCAGTTCGAGCACGACTACACCCGATGGGAGGCGACCGACGCCAATGCGGTCACCCAACGCTTCGACAACACCGATCCGCACGTCATCGGTGCATTCACGACCTTCCTGCGGGCTTACCAGCTGCACGGCGGCTACACCCGCGGCACGTTCCTGGCCTTCGCGGTGCTGCTCGGACTCGCCGGCGCGATCCGGCGACGCGGCGGACTGCGCGCCGAATCGTTGGTCACGGTCGGTTTCGGACTGCTGCTCGTCGGCGGCGCGGCCGGCTTCGAATTCTCCTGGCGGTATCAGCTACCCGGCCTGGTCTTCTTCCCGCTGGCCGCTGCGATCGGGTTCAGTGCGTTGACCGCCCGGAAACGGCCCGCGATGGCCGCCTACCCCGACGCCACCGATCAGGCTGCGCTGCAGCGATTCTCCGAGCAGTACGGTGAGGTCCGGTTCCCCGAACTGGTGGTGGTGATCGCCGCGTACAACGAGGAGAAGGGCATCGGTCCGGTGCTGGACCGGATGCCGAAGACCTGCCCGACGCCCGACGGCCGCTCGCTGGATGTCGCCACCGTGGTGGTCGTCGACGGCGCCAGCGACCGCACCGCCGAGGTCGTCGCCGAACACGACGCCTAC
Protein-coding sequences here:
- a CDS encoding MOSC domain-containing protein, which encodes MTWTVERVGFAPVKGTRHLAYPAITLGTGGPVGDRRFCLVDPGRGRALRTVQNPELVAVRADWTDPVLSCRFPDHTVISAPVALTDDQVSFDYWGRTATGQVVAGPWAGAFGRYLGADLLLVACPPGDVVFGEAVTVVTRTSIDNLAARLGTPIDPARWRATVVIDDSTDAARTPEPDWIGRSVQIGGATISITAPVARCAVIDICPETGSRDGALLKVLRRSAPRDELYGDPIFGVQATVARPGPVLVGDRAELLP
- the uppS gene encoding polyprenyl diphosphate synthase, producing MISTLTRILDPVYRWRLVRQLRDLPRPRHIALVMDGNRRWARAAGHQDPSVGHRAGAAHLTDVLGWCERRGIDHVTVFVASTENLIRRPGSEIAAILSTMDRLLSDRAARTDNRWQLHLSGRIDLLPDNTRNALKSAAEKTAGRGLPCHLSIAIGYGGRQEIIDALRDYLDDHRDQPLERLAATFEPDEISRRLYQPDQPDPDLIIRTSGEIRLSNFLLWQGVRAEYYFCDSYWPGFSERDFLRALRTFGRRRSRAG
- a CDS encoding MDR family MFS transporter, giving the protein MTTTDAYSAGPGVPQRMTAGDRTVIGILLIAAFVVILNETIMSVALPRLMEDLHITASTGQWLTTAFMLTMAVLIPTTGFVLQRLTTRTVFILALGLFCLGTLLAGLAPGFAVLLIARIIQASGTAVMIPLLMTTVLNLVPPARRGTFMGTVSIVIAVAPAIGPTVSGLILQYLSWRFMFLIVLPIAAIALIIGILRLTNIGEKDEHPIDMASVALTIPAFGLFVFGLNQFGAGGGGGVPVTAIVALVIGIACLLVFGFRQIRLQRSGNPLLDLRVFGFTDFRKSLVVILLGMVAMFGMILILPLYLQQVHGLSTLATGLLMLPGGILMAIMGPIIGRLYDRYGPKVLMMIGTGLLSLMLVAFAVSDENTPLWLLGVQYALMMGAGMGMIMTPAMTNGLNPLPPHLYSHGSATLMTLQQVAGAAGTALLIAIMAIRTGALARSGVDALHAQLGGIHASFLVGAVAAAIAFVLSAFVTKSAPVEGAGHGASESEPVAAH
- a CDS encoding alpha/beta fold hydrolase encodes the protein MADRLPTPTGTLRLADGRDLSWDEHGPTDGPAVFYLHGIPGCRVMWSGLGSAAESAGVRLIVPDRPGCGLSSFQPDRRITDLPSDLSALADQLRLERYWVAGVSGGGPYALATAAAGDPRLVGAVVTNGVGPLHTPDAIAGLYDVNRPVFEAAATGVEACRPIIESMTGGTEPDRDALAAILRAMPAEDRAVIEADPRMAAEVGDLRPAAVNGIDGLAYDLWLAVQPWGFDLTEIAVPVDFYAADHDRNVPIQHAVDQAALVPNSTLTVWPASGHFSGFVRLPEVLAALARTATAEREAPSTAGNSAHTE
- a CDS encoding HNH endonuclease; protein product: MTDVLVLNASYEPLQRVSVRHAIGMLYRQVAVVEEEVDGSTFGPYPLPRVLRLVRYVVMKWVHRGTPPCTKAGIHARDRACAYCGGKATTVDHILPRSRGGGSTWQNLVSACSKCNERKGNRTPGEAGMKLRVTPYAPSYLQLKALRARR
- a CDS encoding DUF6772 family protein produces the protein MQPVLAYERGLSKFKPLDRVITYDDFDHGFNGWMDLTPNFVEEDYRSFPSIVDLERWAPSMLSAAPMRFAASHGSMEGTYSLKLTTRPTAARYEEPPAAGSMGTAIKRLSNIANTSTIQIEAWYAYTPQQDRTGKGEEDIRAFGFFFDLQDTEYRFMPGVRYVNSVNGELVKRWQYWKVRDGVSRADWCYGLADGWQEPGIDNLWYGRRHPDGSADAYQWIPDGQQDLVYNESPDKINWLYLRLTFDYRRRQYIEFESQDRVFDLRGLAPTLSPRYRSIDNLINPIFFVETDTDRSVNLYLDSVVYSID
- a CDS encoding MFS transporter; the protein is MTETTTFRQRRRAVVASTIGAALEWYDFTLYGLASAVVLGPVFFPSDNPVRGTLSSLATFGVGFFARPVGGVIFGNLGDRLGRRRILVITLILMSASTFCIGLLPGYQQIGIGGPLLLVLLRIAQGLGAGAEYAGATLLAAEHSSDGRRGLVSAIPTVGSPIGSIVASIVFGLFTLLPDDQFLSWGWRIPFLLSVVLFAFGMWMRLRVTESPVYVDTQQGGAAGRVGVLELLHRHPVPLLKAVMMNIGPNASSYLPTVFGVSYLANTLHLPAVTGTNAVIIGNVFAMVVLPTAGLLTDRIGRRPVFIAGALLIAAMAFPFFSMLDTRNFAVIAAAFVILFSIAGHCMLGAQASILPEQFPTEVRYSGVAISRELASALVGGTLPFVATALIAATGTTGSVSILVIVVALIAAIGAALMRDRRGRTLRREQHA
- a CDS encoding LacI family DNA-binding transcriptional regulator; the encoded protein is MATRSDRSTPARLRDVAQRAGVSPGLASRVLNNDASVRLRPETKQAVITAAAELDYVPNSAARSLRYARTSTLGMVIESVTSPMYDGIVHGAQEAAATHGFFILMIDAHEVERRPALFAELIAARRIDGLLLQGGFDASTPIPLDRISAIPAVLLNAHGVGSIPGAVLQDEEAADLATRHLLDLGHRDLLFVGSPQGSTSERRRHGFDRAVERHPDATGRMLAAGWSAERCHDAVVEHLATGARPSGIIAVNAETAVGVLSAVHESGLSVPDDLSVVAIHDSWFTEHLRPPLTTVALPMRKLGALAVERLLEQMREPHENDLVITDPAPSLTVRSSTGQPPR
- a CDS encoding NAD-dependent epimerase/dehydratase family protein, giving the protein MTNRGTARSGRIVVTGGSGFIGRAVVAELLRASRPVTVVDKVPFSEVGKDIPGADRVQMITGDLKDDAVCEAAIGADTGGIIHLAAMTYVLKSKEDPQGTFAENVVVTQRLLELARINAVPRFVFASTNAVVGNVGTRTINTEMAIRPLAPYGATKAASEMLISGYAGSYGMSTCSLRFTNVYGPGMDHKDSFVPRLMRAALTGGGVKIYGDGTQRRDLVHLDDIVAGLISALDSEYVGTTIVGGGESVTVLQMVQDARTVTGAPIPAEHIDPPAGEMPAVIVELADSEQTIGYRPSVRFADGLVGTWEYFRESVKPAS
- a CDS encoding glycosyltransferase family 2 protein, giving the protein MARRLVRLVAANRLFSIFLALGLIMRIITWLAYQPAMLYIDSFRYINNLYSLCVDGLNPVGYDLILVPLISIGRLFNSGLALTTAVQHLLGLAIAIVLYRISRGLGAPKIVSAIITLPVLLDAYQLHIEQNIMAEIWSDAILLGALWLLLAWKFRRAEGIPARHRLRPKHDRDHDHDDPDRRYGPLPWQAATAGALIAFNVPIRIIGLVVAIAFFGYLILAGARWRDRIWWKKMIKRVVAGAVAFAVLLGSYMIVFRIATGGWGLSAASSDVLYGRAATVAKCNELDLNANLTQLCPNVPLDQRDGVDAYTHSGSKVEPLPEGTTQEQLRHEFGMTVLRHQPFDLIFAVLKDFAKGFAWSRTTSHNDVPLKRWQFEHDYTRWEATDANAVTQRFDNTDPHVIGAFTTFLRAYQLHGGYTRGTFLAFAVLLGLAGAIRRRGGLRAESLVTVGFGLLLVGGAAGFEFSWRYQLPGLVFFPLAAAIGFSALTARKRPAMAAYPDATDQAALQRFSEQYGEVRFPELVVVIAAYNEEKGIGPVLDRMPKTCPTPDGRSLDVATVVVVDGASDRTAEVVAEHDAYVCVATDNRGQGGALRLGYHLAADRGARYIVTTDADGQYEIDELPELLEPILTDRADFVTGSRRLGSEEADSQIRWVGVRVFATLASILTRTKITDTSFGFRAMRAEVAQGTLLTEPQYQASELLLGVMARGARVVEVPLTMRLRNSGKSKKGGSITYGANYARVMIGTWLRDWVGNRATRRLRNAARSAHSGSTAAEEELSTPQPR